The Solanum pennellii chromosome 4, SPENNV200 genomic interval CAATGTGAACAATGAGTTAGAACAATGAGTATAAGACTAGGTGCACCATATAGCATCAGAGAACCACACTGAACCAGAGCCAGTACATGAGATGGAAACAAAATTATTTCAGGATTACACATCTTTTCCTTCCCTCTGCCTCCAGTAAACAATGATACTTCAAAATAACCCAGGATCATTGAAGCCTCTTTTAGCTAATACAAGCTTAACTCTTCAGTGCACGGTTTTCAGTGTCTTTTTTGACTTGAGAGTGGGACTACTGTAACACAGGGATGTTGAGCATACTTCTACTCTATTTATTCGTGACCCAGCCACCGACTTGACACTTTGATTTATAAAGAATACGAGAATTGCAACATTGACAAAGACATTCTTTTTCCTTGAGATCCAAGAATAGCCCCCGTGAAAGTCATAAACAGAGAAAAACATGTAAATACACTAACTAAATGAGACTTGGTAGAGGGAGCAAAATCCATGAttgattaaaaagaaagaaaggttATAATTCTGCAGATTTAACAGAAATGTTTGCTAAATAGGAAAAGACACTTACTCATGATCATGGATGCTCTTAGGAAGTCCGATTAACGAAAATGCATTGAAATGTGTTCTTCGATGAATTTCATGGACATCAGTGTTTCTTTTGACTGCATCTGTCTCCTTCTCACCCGATGTAAGGTGAGTACAGACAAAGCAAAAGAAAGTCTGATATATTGACATGCTCACAGATACTGATCCCTGAAGAAAAGAGTAAGAGATGAGTAACGTACATTTTGTGCACCCCCTTCCTCAAATTGCAATTAATTACATGTATTTTTCgatttaagaaaatgaatttgTAAAGTTCTCCAATAGCATCTACTATACTAAGATAGGCGTCTAACAGTGccatcaaaaacaataaaagcaaATGTCAAAAGGTTCACACGGAATCATCTAAAATTTATGTAGAAGGTGAGTATGGCAGGGAAAACCTGCTAAATACTGAAGTTTCATCACAAAGTTGGAAGTAACCAACTTACACAGAAGTTCCAGATGATTACTGTCCAATGAAGTTTTGTCACAAGTTGAATAAAGAGTCGAAGTTCCTCTTTCCATCCTTAAAGTTAGACCACACTTTCTATTTCGTCCTCTGGAAAAGTTTGACCTATATATACTAAAAGGGGAACTGCCTTTATGCATGGACAAGCAAAGTTGTCAGCAAAGTTTAACCTAGtttaatgataaataatgtCTATTTAACTCACAAGGTTATAGGAAGTCAACTGCAATCCCAGAATATAATCACCAGTCAATAGACAGAAAATTGACAATTTTTAACTTGTTACCATTTtctaaagaataaaattattgaCAGCATCTAAATCTGGATTCAAATGACCAGCGCCTATCTGTTTGTTAACTTTGTGAAATGTAACAGTGTGATCCCAATTATGGATCTCATTTACTTTTTTGACCTAAATATACTACTATCCAAGATCATTTTGGTGCAAAGGAAACAAATAATGTAAGAAACTAAGCACAGATTGTACATAGGgcatcattttatttgtatctACTAGTAGCCTTCAAGGATTAATAGATACATTTGACGAGAAAATACCATCAATAATATCTATGATGTTATGATTATCCTAAGCATCTTCTGATATTCTAATCCTTTGATAATTTAGATGTGTTTTTCTGTCTACTGATAAATCTATGAAATGCAGtgcaacataaaaaataaaaactgatAGGGATATTTCTTCATTTCCAAGTTCCAACTATTAAAACGAAGTCTGAATTATGTCATTTCGTTCAAATAGCTATCAAAAGCAATCACAAAGAAAGTTATTAAAGAACAAACCTTGTTACCTATGTAGCCCATTACTCCAACACCGACTGTAGATACATTCAAATTCTGTATATGCTTTCTTAGGCCCCTACGAACCCATACGCTAAGAAAAACTCCAACCATTTGCTTGCTCACAATCCTCACGTAAGATGgttttcttttcctattaatcAAAGCTTCAAGGTCTAGTCCTGCAAGCAGATTTGCATCTGATTGTGTTCTATTCTGACCATTAACAGTCAACTTAAAAGAACTGTAAGTGTTAAAAGATTTAGAAGCTTTAAATGATTTCATTGATTTGAAGGAACCAGGTCTTTCTGAAACATGTTGGCCCAGAAGATCCAATGGTTTCTCTGGCCAGCAAAGACCAATTCTTTCTGTCCCACTAAGtgtttttgtcaattttttggCAAACTGTAAATTTGATTCTCCTGTTTCTTCTTCCTCCTCGTCTGGTCTAAAGCAATTCAGCCTGTCTAGCTTTTTTGAAGAAGGAAATTGCTTTTGAAACTCCTCATTGATTGGCTCCAAACCCCAAGTATTGTTCAAAACAGCTACATCATTTTTCACAATCGTATGATCCTCCACGATACATCCATCCTTGATTTCAACAAAGTCATTGCACTCTTCATTTATTGGGACAATTTCCTCCTCACTTCCACTGTCAGATTCAAAAGCGATTTCTTCTTCTATATCAGGGGCATCTTCAGATGGCCTAAACCTTGATGGAGAAGGAGGATCACTAAAGGATTTAAACTTATTCACTGGTGAGACTTTATTCAGACTTTCGCGAATGATGTCCTCCCAAACTGAAATTGGGCGGTTATCTTCAGCACCAAATATGTTGCCAGCATTTAAAGGTATAACTTCCTGAAATCTGTTGACATAAGTAGGAGTAGTTAATATAACTTAGAGGCCTTAATAAACAACACCAAAACATCAAATTAACTTCTGATGTATGTGTGATGCATGGTGTACATGAGATTGGAGTTTTACCATCTAATGGAACATGCATCCTCATATAATTATGAACCTGACGGTAGGTAAAAGTGCAAATTTGAAGGAGAGGAATTAAGTTGTAGGATGAACATATTTAACTTCTACAGAGTAATATCATTAGTAAAATACAGGAACAATGTGACACATTACACATTTTAGACCAAATATTTACTTGCATCCCTTCAAATTTCGATATTAAGAATGAGTAGTGACTAACTTATCCTCGGACAAAAAAGATGTGACTGACACTGGTGACTTACCACAGTAAAAGTCATTCTGCCCAAGCAATTTTCTGCACTACCTATGTTGTTTGAAGAGCAATCTACAGCACTCTTTCTGCATAATTTGCAGATCTGGACTTCACAAACAAAGAGAGATACTTACCCAATCACATAGATGTCAGCAGGCTCATTAACATCCAACCAGCTATCAAGTTCAAGATCTTCTGGAGGAAATCTTCCTGCAACGTTCCATGTGCCAACACATACTCTGGAAGCACCCAAACTCAGTAATTTTTATGGCTTAACAAATATAATGCCACATGCCAATATGCAAACaatatttttggattaaaaagTCAAAACAAAAGATGCATACCTAATTTCTTTAGCGTTAATATACTGTGCCCTAAATGTTTCTGATTTTCGCCTTCTTATTTTGGGAAGAGCATCTGAGACATAAAAGGTCAACAACAATTTAACCAAGTATAGTAATGAAAGTATGATTGAAGTAATTAGGTAAGATAATAATGGTAATGTCAAGAACCCAGATTCATGACTAAAAAAGCAATTCAAACGTGTTTCCGGTATCCTTCTGTTTTACGTTTTCCTTATATATCAAATATAGAACACTTTCCCCTATATGATCCTTTATAGACTCTTTAACTTATACTCCCTTTGTCCCACCATATGTAAAACTTTTAGTATCTGCAAGTCAACTAGAGACTCTTTTACCAAAATTATTTCACAAATTTTTGCATATTAGTACCTATCAAATAATGAGACTTGCACATggaaattttacttttaaaagtttaagaaaTCCATGTCGCAATCTACACCGAAAATCATCGCGTTGAGTTTGTGGACTCTGTACTCATAACCCTTTCCATCATTCATTTGGGATGGTGGattatagaagaaaataaaacctAAAGGAACAAACAATTGAGCAGCAGTAGCAAAATCACCACACAAAGATATATCAAAGAGCAGCAGAAAAACCTaccaaagaagaaaatgaacatTTTGGTTAAATTTCAAACTAAATTGAGCAACAAACAATTCTATTACCATCAATTCCAACTTTCCCGTCTTTTGCATCGTTCAACCCCGACTGCCTCGGCCAGTCACAGAATTCTACATAGCACAAAACGGAACAGCAAAATCAGCAAATCTGAAAATAGACCAATTCGAACCTAATAGAGCACAACaacaatttttctaaaaaaagatcATACTGATGCACTAAACTCCCGCTATAACATTTCTGCTAGAGGTTGTTTCCACAGCTCAATTAAACGATGCACAATAACAatacaatttcaaataaaagCGAGAAAATTAACCTTGGTCGGAATCGGAACCGGAATCGGAGCCGACATCAGAGTCAGGGTCAGCACTGTAATCGGAATCCTTAGCACTAAAATTGAGCCATTTACGCATCACCACTCGCGGCCAAAAAAGCTGTAGGCATGTGCAACCGAAACACAATTTTTCAGCCCAACTTCTCTGCAATTCCTCATCTAtacataaggaaaaaaaaatacaccaaaaaaaaaaacaaaaaaaaaacagaaaaaaatcgTAATTACCTGAGTTTGATGCTGTTGCCTTGAGCTCtctctcataattttttttcactttttcaatgaattcaaagaaaaaaataaatctatggAGAACAAAAATACGAAGAAAATTAGTTGAAAAGTTTTACagtagagaagaagaagaagaagaagaaaatgggtTAACGAGTAACGACCACTATCTATGGCGTCGTGGAAACTGCAACGGTATTTGAGCTGTATAAtctgattattattatttttaaaaaaaataataataataaatttggcGGTGGGATTAGGGAGAAAGGTATATTCAATTAAGATAATTAAGGAAGGTGGAggagattaattaatttaataacgAAGACTGATGGCTATAAATGGTTGTGACATGGTAATGGGATTTGATTAATATTGTAATTAACTCTGAGGCACTACTAATCAGTAATGGTTCAGcgtgatattaaaaaaatgtaagacGTGGGGTTAAACTAGaaatttgtattttgttatattaCATTTATTACTATATGATATGTGTCACATTAATGAAGTGGTCCTAGTTTCAGCTATCTGCTATACTGATGGGTGTTTGTTTGTTAAAAATAGAGAGCATTTATTGGATTTTTTGTcggttattttattttttaaaaaatggtttttatgattttttttgagcaaattgaaaagttttatgatttaaattatatgAACATTAATCGTTGGTTTTATGTTTCATCAGTCTCAAAAgctatatttgaaaaaaaacttcttaaatgtataaacaaaaaataataatctaaaatagaaatatttacGTTAATCAGTTAccgttaaaaataaaaaatgttcgATATAGTAAGACTAGAATTGTTTATTTAGGGGAACAATATTGAAATATGATCATTAAAAACCAGctgttttatttgtttgatagcattttaattatacaaaaagTTTCTGACCTGTACTCAATAGTTAAATTATATGCATAGGATACCAAAATCAATATTGATAAACCAAATTATGTGGTTTTGGGAAAACTTAcgtaaatatattaaaataaaaaaatatttatcatttatagtaataatatttttttttatttgatcacttttaattcatttataatacaagtttattacatatttcaaaaataatttattattcatatataatacaagttttaatgatgaataatacatttatcacacattttaatacacttagaatacaaatgtgtcaaatttttaccaaacaaacataatatatttcaaaaaacaattataattcatatatattgcatacataattcacttttaattcatattgcagatttaacataatattgttataaatagtaataaataaaaagtattgctaaaaataaaaattatttattaaaatatactaatttatgtaattttccttTTTGTATTAAGATAGATTACAACGAGTAAATTATGtctttttttctcataaacatgAGACCACCTTCAGTACTTCTGTGTTCAGTAATATTAAACAATTTAGAAcacataaataactaaaaaattaaccGTCTAGATATCTTAtgaattaattgttaaatttaacTTAAATAGAGTTCAAATATAAATAGCAATAACAAAATATGACAACGCATTgcacaaataatataaattatctCATCTTTATTATTTCCTATAGGTCATGCCAATGAGACTAACGATAAACCCCTCGTATGGAGGgtgataaaaaataagtaaagatGAGGTTTTCGATGAAAACTCACAAATAtgttatattgttttattatatttttgctattttatttaaattaaactattgatttttaattatttatatgttataaattTAGTGATGCATTGAATATTAGTGGACAACAAAGTATTGGAGGTGATCCCCATCCCtttctaatatttttgtatgacAAAAATTGATCCAAGAAAAAATAGGTCGATATcacaaatcattttttaaatctaAGTAAACTCAAAATAATAGAAGTGGTCCTTTGACTTCTAGTGCACATGATTAGTCCCCACTAGGTCATATGGAAAATCCCTTTTTgttctttatcatttttttctctttggtGTGTTTGTTAGGAggaaatatatttcttttaga includes:
- the LOC107017807 gene encoding type IV inositol polyphosphate 5-phosphatase 3 isoform X2, producing MRESSRQQHQTQLFWPRVVMRKWLNFSAKDSDYSADPDSDVGSDSGSDSDQEFCDWPRQSGLNDAKDGKVGIDDALPKIRRRKSETFRAQYINAKEIRVCVGTWNVAGRFPPEDLELDSWLDVNEPADIYVIGFQEVIPLNAGNIFGAEDNRPISVWEDIIRESLNKVSPVNKFKSFSDPPSPSRFRPSEDAPDIEEEIAFESDSGSEEEIVPINEECNDFVEIKDGCIVEDHTIVKNDVAVLNNTWGLEPINEEFQKQFPSSKKLDRLNCFRPDEEEEETGESNLQFAKKLTKTLSGTERIGLCWPEKPLDLLGQHVSERPGSFKSMKSFKASKSFNTYSSFKLTVNGQNRTQSDANLLAGLDLEALINRKRKPSYVRIVSKQMVGVFLSVWVRRGLRKHIQNLNVSTVGVGVMGYIGNKGSVSVSMSIYQTFFCFVCTHLTSGEKETDAVKRNTDVHEIHRRTHFNAFSLIGLPKSIHDHERIIWLGDLNYRINLPYNRTRELIAKKDWCKLIEYDQLSKEFKKGRAFDGWSEGTLNFPPTYKYEVNSEKYCGEDPKAGRRNPAWCDRILSFGKGIRLLRYGRSELKFSDHRPVSATYMVEVEVFSPRKLQRALTFTDAEIAKEEIVTNMGLENGMSRFISDQGESCWMR
- the LOC107017807 gene encoding type IV inositol polyphosphate 5-phosphatase 3 isoform X1, which encodes MRESSRQQHQTQRSWAEKLCFGCTCLQLFWPRVVMRKWLNFSAKDSDYSADPDSDVGSDSGSDSDQEFCDWPRQSGLNDAKDGKVGIDDALPKIRRRKSETFRAQYINAKEIRVCVGTWNVAGRFPPEDLELDSWLDVNEPADIYVIGFQEVIPLNAGNIFGAEDNRPISVWEDIIRESLNKVSPVNKFKSFSDPPSPSRFRPSEDAPDIEEEIAFESDSGSEEEIVPINEECNDFVEIKDGCIVEDHTIVKNDVAVLNNTWGLEPINEEFQKQFPSSKKLDRLNCFRPDEEEEETGESNLQFAKKLTKTLSGTERIGLCWPEKPLDLLGQHVSERPGSFKSMKSFKASKSFNTYSSFKLTVNGQNRTQSDANLLAGLDLEALINRKRKPSYVRIVSKQMVGVFLSVWVRRGLRKHIQNLNVSTVGVGVMGYIGNKGSVSVSMSIYQTFFCFVCTHLTSGEKETDAVKRNTDVHEIHRRTHFNAFSLIGLPKSIHDHERIIWLGDLNYRINLPYNRTRELIAKKDWCKLIEYDQLSKEFKKGRAFDGWSEGTLNFPPTYKYEVNSEKYCGEDPKAGRRNPAWCDRILSFGKGIRLLRYGRSELKFSDHRPVSATYMVEVEVFSPRKLQRALTFTDAEIAKEEIVTNMGLENGMSRFISDQGESCWMR